A section of the Trichomycterus rosablanca isolate fTriRos1 chromosome 6, fTriRos1.hap1, whole genome shotgun sequence genome encodes:
- the rbm5 gene encoding RNA-binding protein 5 isoform X2: MNQMVRMLEAENTEDFSSGSEMGADKRVSRTERSGRYGSEQSRDDDRRDRRDRDDRGYDSHPRRGDERRVNDRHGEDHRSSDRRSDRYDGDRGERYWSRDSPERGGKRRSSDGSDDGHHSDGDYSEHDYRGDPADENDSKTIMLRGLPGNTTEADIQAAIEKLEGPQPMDVRLMKKRAGISRGFAFVEFYHLQDATRWMETNQKLLTIQGRSITMHYSNTWHKLEDWLCNSCGLYNFRRRLKCFRCGAAKAEMETAVGSGATETQPSGDYIGDTIILRNIAPHSTVEGIMTVLAPYANLSPANIRLIKEKQTGQNRGFAFVQLSSPLEASQLLTILQGLQPRLKLDGKTIGVDYAKSARKDLLLPDGSRISAFSVASAAIAAAQWSSNQPQQSAEPASEYSYLQEGYVPYAQAQYQQAVVNDPSQANGILGAAPGMKVVPAAGPMVISQAAQVYQPHIISQPATQTLQAVNPATITSDATIAAPASSAVTTASTTSETTAATSTSSTEATELPAPDPSTYQFDESSGYYYDPKSGLYYDPNTHYYYNSFTQQYLYWDSKKHAYVPADSTAQTAIASTSASGKESKEKKEKPKSKTAQQIAKDMERWAKSLNKQKDFKSSFQSISQEERKEAAAADAGFLLFEKKVSGLERLVFEAAKTAEEELSSPKVGLVEAYTGDSEPEEALEGEDKDDKLTDWKKMACLLCRRQFPNKEGLIRHQQLSDLHKQNVEIHRRSRLSEAELEELEMKETEMKYRDRAAERREKYGIPEPPAPKKRKYIAPAPVVNYEQPTKDGLTSDNIGNKMLQAMGWKEGKGLGRNQQGITSPIEAQMRAKGAGLGTKGSNYTLSSSDTYKDAVRKAMFARFTEIE, from the exons ATGAATCAGATGGTTCGCATGTTGGAAGCGGAAAACACAGAAG ACTTCTCAAGTGGCTCAGAGATGGGTGCGGATAAACG GGTTAGCCGCACAGAGCGAAGTGGAAGGTATGGGTCAGAGCAATCTCGTGATGACGATCGCCGAGACAGAAGAGATCGCGATGACCGTGGATATGACTCTCACCCTCGCCGCGGCGATGAGCGGCGTGTTAATGACCGCCACGGCGAAGATCATCGTAGTAGTGATCGTCGGAGTGATCGCTATGATGGGGACAGAGGGGAGCGCTACTGGAGCAGAGACAGTCCTGAG CGAGGAGGAAAGCGGCGTAGCAGTGACGGGTCTGATGATGGTCACCACTCTGACGGTGATTACTCAGAACATGACTACAGGGGTGACCCAGCTGACGAAAATGATAGCAAGACCATCATGCTCCGTGGGTTGCCTGGCAACACCACAGAGGCAGAT ATCCAGGCAGCCATAGAGAAGCTGGAGGGGCCACAGCCAATGGATGTGCGATTGATGAAAAAGAGAGCAG GTATAAGCCGAGGTTTCGCCTTCGTGGAGTTTTATCACTTGCAAGATGCTACCCGATGGATGGAGACCAATCAG AAGCTGCTGACCATTCAGGGCAGGAGTATTACAATGCACTACAGCAACACCTGGCACAAGCTTGAAGACTGGCTTTGCAATTCA TGCGGCCTGTATAATTTCCGGAGACGGCTGAAGTGCTTCAGATGTGGTGCTGCCAAAGCAG AAATGGAAACAGCTGTGGGCAGTGGAGCAACAGAAACCCAGCCCAGTGGCGACTACATTGGAGACA CTATAATTCTACGAAACATCGCTCCACACTCTACTGTGGAGGGCATCATGACTGTCTTAGCACCATACGCCAACTTGTCTCCCGCCAACATCCGTCTTATTAAAGAAAAGCAGACTGGCCAGAATAGAGGCTTTGCTTTTGTCCAGCTTTCATCACCTCTG GAGGCATCTCAGCTCCTGACCATTCTTCAAGGCCTGCAGCCTCGACTTAAACTGGATGGAAAGACCATTGGGGTCGACTATGCCAAGAGTGCTCGGAA GGACCTGCTGCTTCCAGATGGAAGCCGCATCAGTGCTTTTTCAGTCGCCAGCGCTGCCATCGCTGCTGCCCAGTGGTCCTCTAATCAG CCACAGCAAAGTGCAGAACCAGCCTCAGAGTACAGCTACCTGCAGGAGGGATATGTGCCTTATGCGCAG GCCCAGTACCAGCAGGCTGTAGTAAATGATCCCTCTCAGGCTAATGGCATCCTAGGAG CTGCCCCGGGAATGAAGGTAGTCCCAGCTGCCGGGCCAATGGTTATCTCTCAAGCTGCTCAGGTTTACCAGCCTCATATCATCAGCCAGCCAGCTACACAG ACTTTGCAGGCAGTGAACCCAGCAACTATCACGTCAGATGCCACCATTGCTGCACCAGCATCCTCTGCAGTCACCACAGCATCCACCACTTCAGAAACTACTGCAGCCACCTCTACGTCATCTACTGAGGCTACTGAACTGC ctgcCCCTGATCCTTCTACCTACCAGTTTGATGAGTCATCTGGCTATTACTATGACCCTAAATCTGGTCTTTATTACGACCCGAACACACAT TATTATTATAACTCCTTCACGCAGCAGTATCTGTACTGGGACAGTAAAAAGCACGCTTATGTGCCTGCAGATAGCACGGCACAGACCGCCATTGCTTCTACCTCAGCCTCTGGTAAAGAAAGCAAGGAAAAGAAGGAAAAGCCCAAGTCCAAAACCGCACAACAG ATCGCAAAGGATATGGAGCGCTGGGCAAAGAGTTTAAATAAGCAGAAGGATTTTAAGAGCAGCTTCCAGTCCATCAGCCAGGAGGAGAGGAAAGAGGCAGCAGCTGCAGATGCTGGATTCTTATTGTTTGAGAAGAAG GTAAGCGGTTTGGAGAGGCTTGTTTTTGAAGCAGCAAAGACTGCAGAAGAGGAATTGTCATCCCCTAAG GTTGGACTTGTGGAAGCCTACACTGGTGACAGTGAGCCTGAGGAAGCTCTGGAAGGCGAGGACAAAGATGACAAACTGACAGACTGGAAGAAAATGGCATGCCTGCTATGCAGGAGACAGTTCCCCAATAAAGAAGGCCTGATTCGACATCAGCAGCTCTCAGACCTGCACAAA CAAAATGTTGAGATTCACAGAAGATCCAGGTTGAGTGAGGCAGAGCTGGAGGAACTGGAGATGAAAGAAACTGAG ATGAAGTACAGGGacagggcagctgagagaaggGAAAAGTATGGCATCCCTGAGCCCCCTGCACCTAAGAAGAGGAAATACATTGCACCTGCACCAGTAGT AAATTATGAACAGCCCACCAAGGATGGATTGACAAGTGACAACATTGGAAATAAGATGCTGCAGGCTATGGGCTGGAAGGAGGGCAAAGGCCTTGGCAGAAATCAGCAAGGCATTACTTCACCTATTGAA
- the rbm5 gene encoding RNA-binding protein 5 isoform X1, with amino-acid sequence MNQMVRMLEAENTEDFSSGSEMGADKRVSRTERSGRYGSEQSRDDDRRDRRDRDDRGYDSHPRRGDERRVNDRHGEDHRSSDRRSDRYDGDRGERYWSRDSPERGGKRRSSDGSDDGHHSDGDYSEHDYRGDPADENDSKTIMLRGLPGNTTEADIQAAIEKLEGPQPMDVRLMKKRAGISRGFAFVEFYHLQDATRWMETNQKLLTIQGRSITMHYSNTWHKLEDWLCNSCGLYNFRRRLKCFRCGAAKAEMETAVGSGATETQPSGDYIGDTIILRNIAPHSTVEGIMTVLAPYANLSPANIRLIKEKQTGQNRGFAFVQLSSPLEASQLLTILQGLQPRLKLDGKTIGVDYAKSARKDLLLPDGSRISAFSVASAAIAAAQWSSNQPQQSAEPASEYSYLQEGYVPYAQAQYQQAVVNDPSQANGILGAAPGMKVVPAAGPMVISQAAQVYQPHIISQPATQTLQAVNPATITSDATIAAPASSAVTTASTTSETTAATSTSSTEATELPAPDPSTYQFDESSGYYYDPKSGLYYDPNTHYYYNSFTQQYLYWDSKKHAYVPADSTAQTAIASTSASGKESKEKKEKPKSKTAQQIAKDMERWAKSLNKQKDFKSSFQSISQEERKEAAAADAGFLLFEKKQVSGLERLVFEAAKTAEEELSSPKVGLVEAYTGDSEPEEALEGEDKDDKLTDWKKMACLLCRRQFPNKEGLIRHQQLSDLHKQNVEIHRRSRLSEAELEELEMKETEMKYRDRAAERREKYGIPEPPAPKKRKYIAPAPVVNYEQPTKDGLTSDNIGNKMLQAMGWKEGKGLGRNQQGITSPIEAQMRAKGAGLGTKGSNYTLSSSDTYKDAVRKAMFARFTEIE; translated from the exons ATGAATCAGATGGTTCGCATGTTGGAAGCGGAAAACACAGAAG ACTTCTCAAGTGGCTCAGAGATGGGTGCGGATAAACG GGTTAGCCGCACAGAGCGAAGTGGAAGGTATGGGTCAGAGCAATCTCGTGATGACGATCGCCGAGACAGAAGAGATCGCGATGACCGTGGATATGACTCTCACCCTCGCCGCGGCGATGAGCGGCGTGTTAATGACCGCCACGGCGAAGATCATCGTAGTAGTGATCGTCGGAGTGATCGCTATGATGGGGACAGAGGGGAGCGCTACTGGAGCAGAGACAGTCCTGAG CGAGGAGGAAAGCGGCGTAGCAGTGACGGGTCTGATGATGGTCACCACTCTGACGGTGATTACTCAGAACATGACTACAGGGGTGACCCAGCTGACGAAAATGATAGCAAGACCATCATGCTCCGTGGGTTGCCTGGCAACACCACAGAGGCAGAT ATCCAGGCAGCCATAGAGAAGCTGGAGGGGCCACAGCCAATGGATGTGCGATTGATGAAAAAGAGAGCAG GTATAAGCCGAGGTTTCGCCTTCGTGGAGTTTTATCACTTGCAAGATGCTACCCGATGGATGGAGACCAATCAG AAGCTGCTGACCATTCAGGGCAGGAGTATTACAATGCACTACAGCAACACCTGGCACAAGCTTGAAGACTGGCTTTGCAATTCA TGCGGCCTGTATAATTTCCGGAGACGGCTGAAGTGCTTCAGATGTGGTGCTGCCAAAGCAG AAATGGAAACAGCTGTGGGCAGTGGAGCAACAGAAACCCAGCCCAGTGGCGACTACATTGGAGACA CTATAATTCTACGAAACATCGCTCCACACTCTACTGTGGAGGGCATCATGACTGTCTTAGCACCATACGCCAACTTGTCTCCCGCCAACATCCGTCTTATTAAAGAAAAGCAGACTGGCCAGAATAGAGGCTTTGCTTTTGTCCAGCTTTCATCACCTCTG GAGGCATCTCAGCTCCTGACCATTCTTCAAGGCCTGCAGCCTCGACTTAAACTGGATGGAAAGACCATTGGGGTCGACTATGCCAAGAGTGCTCGGAA GGACCTGCTGCTTCCAGATGGAAGCCGCATCAGTGCTTTTTCAGTCGCCAGCGCTGCCATCGCTGCTGCCCAGTGGTCCTCTAATCAG CCACAGCAAAGTGCAGAACCAGCCTCAGAGTACAGCTACCTGCAGGAGGGATATGTGCCTTATGCGCAG GCCCAGTACCAGCAGGCTGTAGTAAATGATCCCTCTCAGGCTAATGGCATCCTAGGAG CTGCCCCGGGAATGAAGGTAGTCCCAGCTGCCGGGCCAATGGTTATCTCTCAAGCTGCTCAGGTTTACCAGCCTCATATCATCAGCCAGCCAGCTACACAG ACTTTGCAGGCAGTGAACCCAGCAACTATCACGTCAGATGCCACCATTGCTGCACCAGCATCCTCTGCAGTCACCACAGCATCCACCACTTCAGAAACTACTGCAGCCACCTCTACGTCATCTACTGAGGCTACTGAACTGC ctgcCCCTGATCCTTCTACCTACCAGTTTGATGAGTCATCTGGCTATTACTATGACCCTAAATCTGGTCTTTATTACGACCCGAACACACAT TATTATTATAACTCCTTCACGCAGCAGTATCTGTACTGGGACAGTAAAAAGCACGCTTATGTGCCTGCAGATAGCACGGCACAGACCGCCATTGCTTCTACCTCAGCCTCTGGTAAAGAAAGCAAGGAAAAGAAGGAAAAGCCCAAGTCCAAAACCGCACAACAG ATCGCAAAGGATATGGAGCGCTGGGCAAAGAGTTTAAATAAGCAGAAGGATTTTAAGAGCAGCTTCCAGTCCATCAGCCAGGAGGAGAGGAAAGAGGCAGCAGCTGCAGATGCTGGATTCTTATTGTTTGAGAAGAAG CAGGTAAGCGGTTTGGAGAGGCTTGTTTTTGAAGCAGCAAAGACTGCAGAAGAGGAATTGTCATCCCCTAAG GTTGGACTTGTGGAAGCCTACACTGGTGACAGTGAGCCTGAGGAAGCTCTGGAAGGCGAGGACAAAGATGACAAACTGACAGACTGGAAGAAAATGGCATGCCTGCTATGCAGGAGACAGTTCCCCAATAAAGAAGGCCTGATTCGACATCAGCAGCTCTCAGACCTGCACAAA CAAAATGTTGAGATTCACAGAAGATCCAGGTTGAGTGAGGCAGAGCTGGAGGAACTGGAGATGAAAGAAACTGAG ATGAAGTACAGGGacagggcagctgagagaaggGAAAAGTATGGCATCCCTGAGCCCCCTGCACCTAAGAAGAGGAAATACATTGCACCTGCACCAGTAGT AAATTATGAACAGCCCACCAAGGATGGATTGACAAGTGACAACATTGGAAATAAGATGCTGCAGGCTATGGGCTGGAAGGAGGGCAAAGGCCTTGGCAGAAATCAGCAAGGCATTACTTCACCTATTGAA
- the rbm5 gene encoding RNA-binding protein 5 isoform X3 has translation MGADKRVSRTERSGRYGSEQSRDDDRRDRRDRDDRGYDSHPRRGDERRVNDRHGEDHRSSDRRSDRYDGDRGERYWSRDSPERGGKRRSSDGSDDGHHSDGDYSEHDYRGDPADENDSKTIMLRGLPGNTTEADIQAAIEKLEGPQPMDVRLMKKRAGISRGFAFVEFYHLQDATRWMETNQKLLTIQGRSITMHYSNTWHKLEDWLCNSCGLYNFRRRLKCFRCGAAKAEMETAVGSGATETQPSGDYIGDTIILRNIAPHSTVEGIMTVLAPYANLSPANIRLIKEKQTGQNRGFAFVQLSSPLEASQLLTILQGLQPRLKLDGKTIGVDYAKSARKDLLLPDGSRISAFSVASAAIAAAQWSSNQPQQSAEPASEYSYLQEGYVPYAQAQYQQAVVNDPSQANGILGAAPGMKVVPAAGPMVISQAAQVYQPHIISQPATQTLQAVNPATITSDATIAAPASSAVTTASTTSETTAATSTSSTEATELPAPDPSTYQFDESSGYYYDPKSGLYYDPNTHYYYNSFTQQYLYWDSKKHAYVPADSTAQTAIASTSASGKESKEKKEKPKSKTAQQIAKDMERWAKSLNKQKDFKSSFQSISQEERKEAAAADAGFLLFEKKQVSGLERLVFEAAKTAEEELSSPKVGLVEAYTGDSEPEEALEGEDKDDKLTDWKKMACLLCRRQFPNKEGLIRHQQLSDLHKQNVEIHRRSRLSEAELEELEMKETEMKYRDRAAERREKYGIPEPPAPKKRKYIAPAPVVNYEQPTKDGLTSDNIGNKMLQAMGWKEGKGLGRNQQGITSPIEAQMRAKGAGLGTKGSNYTLSSSDTYKDAVRKAMFARFTEIE, from the exons ATGGGTGCGGATAAACG GGTTAGCCGCACAGAGCGAAGTGGAAGGTATGGGTCAGAGCAATCTCGTGATGACGATCGCCGAGACAGAAGAGATCGCGATGACCGTGGATATGACTCTCACCCTCGCCGCGGCGATGAGCGGCGTGTTAATGACCGCCACGGCGAAGATCATCGTAGTAGTGATCGTCGGAGTGATCGCTATGATGGGGACAGAGGGGAGCGCTACTGGAGCAGAGACAGTCCTGAG CGAGGAGGAAAGCGGCGTAGCAGTGACGGGTCTGATGATGGTCACCACTCTGACGGTGATTACTCAGAACATGACTACAGGGGTGACCCAGCTGACGAAAATGATAGCAAGACCATCATGCTCCGTGGGTTGCCTGGCAACACCACAGAGGCAGAT ATCCAGGCAGCCATAGAGAAGCTGGAGGGGCCACAGCCAATGGATGTGCGATTGATGAAAAAGAGAGCAG GTATAAGCCGAGGTTTCGCCTTCGTGGAGTTTTATCACTTGCAAGATGCTACCCGATGGATGGAGACCAATCAG AAGCTGCTGACCATTCAGGGCAGGAGTATTACAATGCACTACAGCAACACCTGGCACAAGCTTGAAGACTGGCTTTGCAATTCA TGCGGCCTGTATAATTTCCGGAGACGGCTGAAGTGCTTCAGATGTGGTGCTGCCAAAGCAG AAATGGAAACAGCTGTGGGCAGTGGAGCAACAGAAACCCAGCCCAGTGGCGACTACATTGGAGACA CTATAATTCTACGAAACATCGCTCCACACTCTACTGTGGAGGGCATCATGACTGTCTTAGCACCATACGCCAACTTGTCTCCCGCCAACATCCGTCTTATTAAAGAAAAGCAGACTGGCCAGAATAGAGGCTTTGCTTTTGTCCAGCTTTCATCACCTCTG GAGGCATCTCAGCTCCTGACCATTCTTCAAGGCCTGCAGCCTCGACTTAAACTGGATGGAAAGACCATTGGGGTCGACTATGCCAAGAGTGCTCGGAA GGACCTGCTGCTTCCAGATGGAAGCCGCATCAGTGCTTTTTCAGTCGCCAGCGCTGCCATCGCTGCTGCCCAGTGGTCCTCTAATCAG CCACAGCAAAGTGCAGAACCAGCCTCAGAGTACAGCTACCTGCAGGAGGGATATGTGCCTTATGCGCAG GCCCAGTACCAGCAGGCTGTAGTAAATGATCCCTCTCAGGCTAATGGCATCCTAGGAG CTGCCCCGGGAATGAAGGTAGTCCCAGCTGCCGGGCCAATGGTTATCTCTCAAGCTGCTCAGGTTTACCAGCCTCATATCATCAGCCAGCCAGCTACACAG ACTTTGCAGGCAGTGAACCCAGCAACTATCACGTCAGATGCCACCATTGCTGCACCAGCATCCTCTGCAGTCACCACAGCATCCACCACTTCAGAAACTACTGCAGCCACCTCTACGTCATCTACTGAGGCTACTGAACTGC ctgcCCCTGATCCTTCTACCTACCAGTTTGATGAGTCATCTGGCTATTACTATGACCCTAAATCTGGTCTTTATTACGACCCGAACACACAT TATTATTATAACTCCTTCACGCAGCAGTATCTGTACTGGGACAGTAAAAAGCACGCTTATGTGCCTGCAGATAGCACGGCACAGACCGCCATTGCTTCTACCTCAGCCTCTGGTAAAGAAAGCAAGGAAAAGAAGGAAAAGCCCAAGTCCAAAACCGCACAACAG ATCGCAAAGGATATGGAGCGCTGGGCAAAGAGTTTAAATAAGCAGAAGGATTTTAAGAGCAGCTTCCAGTCCATCAGCCAGGAGGAGAGGAAAGAGGCAGCAGCTGCAGATGCTGGATTCTTATTGTTTGAGAAGAAG CAGGTAAGCGGTTTGGAGAGGCTTGTTTTTGAAGCAGCAAAGACTGCAGAAGAGGAATTGTCATCCCCTAAG GTTGGACTTGTGGAAGCCTACACTGGTGACAGTGAGCCTGAGGAAGCTCTGGAAGGCGAGGACAAAGATGACAAACTGACAGACTGGAAGAAAATGGCATGCCTGCTATGCAGGAGACAGTTCCCCAATAAAGAAGGCCTGATTCGACATCAGCAGCTCTCAGACCTGCACAAA CAAAATGTTGAGATTCACAGAAGATCCAGGTTGAGTGAGGCAGAGCTGGAGGAACTGGAGATGAAAGAAACTGAG ATGAAGTACAGGGacagggcagctgagagaaggGAAAAGTATGGCATCCCTGAGCCCCCTGCACCTAAGAAGAGGAAATACATTGCACCTGCACCAGTAGT AAATTATGAACAGCCCACCAAGGATGGATTGACAAGTGACAACATTGGAAATAAGATGCTGCAGGCTATGGGCTGGAAGGAGGGCAAAGGCCTTGGCAGAAATCAGCAAGGCATTACTTCACCTATTGAA